aaagagccaggtggggtagggcatgcctttaaccccagcacttgggaggcagaagtaagaggatcaccatgagttcaaagacaccctgagactacatagttaattccaggtcagcctggaccattgtgaggccctacctcaaaacaaaaacaaaacaaaaaaaaaaaaacacaaaagagggggctggacagatggcttagcagttaagtgcttgcctgtgaagcctaaggaccccagttcgaggctcaattccccagagcccacgtaagccagatgcacaagggggcatacgcatctggaatttgtttgcagtggctgtaggcctggtgcacccattctctctcgctggctgactgttgctctcaactttttaaaaaaaaaaaggaaaaaaaaaaagagagagagacactcacTAGTGCATTTATGACTTcagtaaataccaataaccccactaaggctctcagtggaatggaggtacgagagaggggatataaaagtataactagtcaggcatggtggtgcatgcctttaatccctgcactcaggagacagaagttaGGAAGATCaaccagcctgggtctacagagagagttccagttcagcctgggatagagtgaaaccctgcctcaagaaacaaacttggaggctgcagagatggctcagcaattaaggaacttgcttgcaaaacctaatgacttgggttggATTAcccagaagccagacacacaaagtggcacaagcatctggagtttgtatacagtatAGAACgatagagaccttggcacacccattctttctccatgtgtgtctatctctgcttgcaaagaaataaatttagccaagcatggtggtacacgcttttcactcaggaggcagaggtaggaggatcgccataaattcaaggccattctgggactacaaaatgagaccctgatttgggggaggggggacacatagaaatgaatgagaaaattGTATTATGACAACTATGGCTAAACTTCTGTCTACCCGAGACACACAATTCTGAACCTCAAACTCTAGAgttacttttattaaaatatgtcaAGAGTGGGCTGGcgagttggtttagtggttaaagcacttgcctgtgaaacctaaggacccaggtttgattccccaaaacccatgttacacagatgtacaagttggcgcatgcatctggaattcatctacagtagctagtgccctggtatgcccagtcactctctctctctcataaataaataaaaaaattttaagaataggCCAAGGATGAGGCTAAAATCTCCCTCGTCATGTCAGAATGTGCTTCAAGACCTAAGAAGATAGTTAGATAGcagaatgttttttttatttatttatttttctttttcaagatagagtctcactgtagctcaggttgacctagaaatcactctgtagtctcaggtggccttgaactcacgacaatcctcctacctctgcctgcgtACACCACCATTTCCAGcgagaatgttttattttgaactcacagtatttTAAGCAAATCAGGAGACAGTCACCACACATGctgtacttttgttttgtttttcgaggtagggtctcgctctagcccaggcggacctggaattcactggacctggaattcactatatagtctcagggtgacctcgagctcACTACAAAGGTGGCAGTAAGTGGTACACAGAGCCGGGTTAAAGAAATGACTGGCCAGACATGGGTGGCTGGcacctgttaatcccagcacttgggaggtggaggcaagacaGACATCTTCAGCTTAAAGCAAGTCTGAGGCtagtttgggggaaaaaaaaaaaacaaaaacactgaaggCCAGAAAGTTAGCAAGGCTGAATGGCCAAGGAGTAAGGCACCACTCAAAGGCATCTTTAGAGAATTTAAGATTGAAGCATAGGCCGGGCatgttgatgcacacctttaatcccagcacttgggaggcagaggtaggaggatcaccatgagttcaaggccaccctgagactatatagtgagttccaggtgagcctgagctagaatgagaacccaaaataaataaataattgaagtgTAGCTTAACACAACCAACCAGAATCGTAGGCAATCATGTTACTGAGGCAGAAACTGATGCTCAGAAAAAGCAACTAACTTGTCCAAGGAAGAATGGCAGGAAAGATGAGATTCTAATCCTCCTCCACCCTAGGTGTGGAACTTGGTGAGTCACACCAGGTTCTGAGTCTCAGTCTCCTCAATAGTCAATTTAGTGACTTCTATTGTCATTGTCAAGAAGAAATGACAACTTACAGTTATTTTGTTCCAGaaacaaatatgaatatatatatatacacatacacgtttgagagagatggacagaaaggggcagacagagagtgggtatggacacactagggcctcctgccactttgggcatctggctttacgtgggtaccgaggAGTTGAGTCCCGGGCTGTCTGGTATTTATTGCaaaccaagtgcctttacccgctgatccatttctccagccctccagaaaCCTCTTAAGAGAGGTTGTCTCGATCCGCTGACAGCTAAGACTGGGTCCCACTCAGCCCTGGAAGGTTGCAGTCTACAGGGATGAGGAAAACCTGGAAGTCCCCAGGCGGCTGAGTTCTCTCTAGGAACCTTCCTTACCCACACACATGCGGCCGATGATGCGGCAGCCGGCGATGGACGCGTGCACCACAGGGATGGTTTCGGAGAGCTCGCCCTCGAACACACTGTCGGGACATGGTTCTCGATGGGTCACGGGGCTGGGGGACCTCTCGAACCCCAGCGTCCCTCCTCCCCGCCGCCGCAGGCCTCACCTGTAGAAGTTCTCCGACCCTCCGATGGCCACCAGGCAGTAGGTGTTGGTGAGTTTGGCAAAGCAACCGATCTCACAGTTGTTCTCGAACGACGCTCGCACCGCCATGGGGGAGTCCTCAGGGCTGCGCGACCGAGAGTTCGGGGCCCACAGATCCTCTCCGGAGCCGGGGGTGTCTTCCGGACACAACTCCTCTCACCGCGCCCTTCTTGGGCCTCGCCGACCTCGAGCGCCGCCCAACTACACCCCACCAGGCTCACGAAGGGGGGCCCGGTCCTCTCTCCCGTCCCTGCCTCTCCCGACCCGGGCGCTGGAACCGAACCCTGCCTTCCAAGCAGCTCACCAAACGACAGCACTCTCTCCCCACGCGGCCACAACTCCGCTCCCTAATTCACCTTTCCGTTTCCGCCTCCGCCCAGGCCGACTTCCGGGAGAGCGAGGGCGTGGAGCCAACGGTGCGACCTCTCTAGCGCCCCCTCTGGAGGACTCTGTGGTCGCAAGTGGGCTGCCGTGGCCCCGCCCCCAGCTcctcgccccgccccgccccctcaCCTTTGCTTATTCTCATTcgccagcctttctttctttctttctttctttctttctttctttctttctttctttctttctttctttctttctttccttccttccttccttccttccttccttccttccttccttccttccttccttccttccttccttccttccttccttccttccttccttctttctttctctctctttctttctttctctctttctttcttctttccttcatttctttctttccttctttgtttctctctttttcttcttctttttttttccgagtttgagtctcactctagcacaggctaacttggaacgcactatgcagtctcagggttgcctcgaactcatggcgatcctcctacctctgcctccagagtgctgggattaaaagcatgcaccaccacgcctggccgctcttgatttttttttttttttggttaagttttatttattatactcagagagagaaaatgggccaccagggcctctaaccactgcaaaagagctccagattcatgtgccaccttgcacagctgacttatgtgggtcctggggaatcaaacctgggtctttaggcttcgcaggcaagcaccttaactgctaagccatctctccatccactcaTTCGCTCTTTCTGAAGCTTTTAATTTAGGAAGTAAAACACCAGACCTGGGTggaagtggtggcgcacgcctttaatcccagcactggggaggcagaggtgggaggatcacaatgagttcaaggccagcctaaaactaaacagtaaatttcaggtcagctggggtTAGAgaaagaacctgcctcaaaaaaaaaaaaaaaaagaaagaaagaaagaaaggaaggaaggaaggaaggaaggaaggaaggaaggaaggaaggaaggaaggaaggaaggaaggaaggaaggaaggaaggaaggaaggaaggaaggaaggaaggaaggaaggaaggaaggaaggaaggaaggaaggaaggaaggaaggaaggaagggctggagagatggcttagcggttaagcgcttgcctatgaagcctatggaccgcagttcgaggcttggttccccaggtcccacgttagccagatgcacaagggggcgcacgcgtctggagttcgtttgcagaggctggaagccctggcgcgcccattctctctctctccctctatctgtctttctgtctgtgtctgttgctctcaaataaataaataaataatgaaccaaaaaatattaaaaaaaaaaaaaaacagggctggagagatggttcagaggttaaggcacttgcctgaaaagcttgacaatttgagtttgagtccccaatacccatgtaaagccaaatgcacaaagtggtgcatgtgtatggagttcctttgcagtggctggaggccgtcatgcccatcctgtctctcttctctctacctctctctgcttgtgaataaaaaaaaaaagaaagaaagaaactttaaaGTGTTtcgcaggactggagagatggcttagtggttaagcgcttgcctgtgaagcctaaggatcccatttgaggttcaactccccaagacccacgttagcccgatgcacaaggggggcacgcgtctggagttcatttgcagtggctggaagctctggtgcgcccattctctctctgtgtcggtggctctcaaataaataaataaaaagtaaagtgttGCTTAAAAAAAGTGTCTCGCAGTAGtggatagatgatggatagagaTGCTTGCTGAAAGGAAGCCGGAGGAGGGGCAGGTTTAGAAAGGGAATGAGTGCCAGCTTGGCCATGCTGACAGGAGTGTGAATCTGAGGCAGAAGCCAGAGTGAAGGGTTGAGGAGTGAGGTTTGGGGCTGAAGCCCTGGACAGATGAGGTCGCCCAGGAAAGAGTGCCCAATGGTGAGACCAGATAAAGAGGCCAGATAGAAGGAGGCACTGctggggatggggggaggggaatgacTGAAGAAGAtattggagaaaagagagaatgtgaCACAGTGTTTTAGGGAAAGGTTGGAGGAGGAAAGAGGCAGGCTGGGTGAGGACGTGAAGGCTGACTGGTTTCCACCATGtgctttctcacacacactccaTCATTTATTCCACAACCACTTATACCCTGGGATCGTGGTGCTGGCCAAGACCTCTGCTCTCTTGGACAGGGTGAACTTGGCTCACATTTTGCAGAATCTACAAAAGTCCCAGGATGCCTCAGAATGTCAGATGGAGCATAGACCTGTTTGCCTCAAGCCTTCGAGgcattccctcttctcccttctctgttAATCAGCTTGGATAGCTCTCTTTTCCCAACCCCAACCTTCAGTTCCATAACTTGTCACTCCTCAGAATATACCAGGCTGCTACTAGGTCTGGCCATCTCTGCCTTTATTGATTTGTATCatgtatcccatcccaggcaggTGGGCTCAGGACAAAGGCCCACGACCAGCTGCAGCTAGTGCTTGAAGAGACATTTGTCAGTGACACGTATATGTGTGTCTGGGTATCCAGTGCTCTAGCTGTCGTCCCCAGTTCACCTCAGACCTGCTCACCGGGCCCTCTCTTAGATCTCTTTATCTGGATTGCTCTTCCAAGAGTTCACTCTCCTCCATcggcctccctccccagcccatctTCCGGGGCCTGCTCTAATGGCTGCCTGCTCTCAGAAACTTTCCTGGCTACTATGTCACCTCAGTAACCTATCCCTCTCTGTCCATAGTCAACCTTCCATTTCATACAACTCTATTTTGTTCTCCAGCGGCTTATCCtcactcacccccacccccaggatcTGAGTTTAATCTGTCAACCCTATAGCATGTCCGGGGCAAGGCCGGGGACACAGCTTAGGTGCAGATAGTGGGGGTAAAGAGTGATGTGCATATTTATGATCTGTGAATCCCAAGGAGTGGGGGGTGCACTGAACACTTGCATTTTGTATAGCCCTTCATTAGCCCAGATGACATTTGTTGAGTACCTGCAACTAAAGCTCTGAGTGTTTGGGTTAATCATCTGGACCTATGTGTACTTACTGTCTGCATCTTCGGCTGTACCCAGTCATTGTTCTGTAACTACTATGCAGGCATTTGGGGCATCTCTGTAAGGCTTTCATTTTGTCTGCATAGGGATTGTGTGTCATATCAAATAAAACAATACATACAGCCAGAAGACACAAGACTAGCTGAGTTCTCTACTCTGCCATTTACTTGGACCTACCTCTAAATTAGCCATCCAAATTCTCCGGGCTTCAGTTTCCATACttataaaaaaagggggggggcacactggacagatggctcagcagctaaggtgtgcaaagcctaacgacctgggctcatttccccaatgcccacataaagccagatgcacaaagtggcacatgtgtctgaagttcattctcagtggctagaggacctggcatgcccactctgtctTTAGCTgagtgcaaataaatatttttttttaagccaggagtggtggtgcatacctttaatcccagtactctggaggcagaagtaggaggattgctatgagttcgaggccactctgagacgacatagtgaactccaggtcaacctaggctagagtgagaccctacctcaaaaaggggggagggagctggagagatagcttagtagttaaggtgcttggcctgcaaaacctaacaacccatgttcaactctccagatcctacattagctagatgcacaaatgtgaggcaagtgcaaggttgcacatgctcaataggtggtgcaagtgtctagagtttgatttctgtggctgaagccctgacacaccaattctctctctctctctcttcctcactcgctctctctcctgctctctctaaaaataaaaaataaaaacatttaaagggTGGgagataagccaggcatggtagcccatgtCTATTCAGaaggccaaggtgggaggatccttgtgagttccaagtcaacctgggctagagtgagaccctgcttcaaaaaagagGGGCGTAagttggacgtggtggcacatgcctttaatcccagcacttgagagtcagaggtaggacgcagtgagtttgaggccagcctgagactacatagtgaattccaggtcagcctgagctacactgagaccctacctcaaaagaacaaaaaaccaaaagaaaaagaaaaaaaaaaagagggctgaggataATATTTATTATAACTATGTGAAAAggggtcgggctggagaggtagcttagtggttagggcgcatgcctgcgaagcctaaggacccaggtttgagtctccagatcccacttaagccagataagcatggtggcacatgtgtctggagttcattttcagtggctacaggccctggcacacccattctcactccctctctcttcctctctgtctctaataaataaaaataaatctttttaaaaaagccaagaGGTACATCTTTTGAAGATGAAGGGTGAGAAGAATAACTGGTGTGAAATGCTTCCCTCAGTGGTATACAGTGAACACTCAGTAACCTAGGTCTcattcctcatgtgtgtgtgtgtgtgtgtgtgtgtgtgtgtgtgtgtgtgtatgtgtgtgtgttttgaactCAGTGAGTATGTGACTTGGGCCTCCAGCTGTCTCCTCTCCCCTTACAGCCCCAATGTCATACTCCTATGCCAGCAGAGCCTGTGAGCTGAGCAAGTTAGGTCTCTGTGGACAGAGGAAGGATCTGTTGCTGCCGGGAACAGAGCTAAGACTCAAAGCGACTTCGGAGCAGCTTGAACTTCGACTTGTTGTTCTTGGTGATGAGGTCCAGTTTGCTGTGGCCCAAGGTCAACCGTTTTTCAGGTGTATACAGCTCATTGCTACTACCATTGTGATGGCCACCTGTGGGGCCTCCAGGAAGGCCAGGTTCAGGTCCCTGCTTGGCACTGGGCAGTTGATGGTACTTGGTGATGAGGTCCAGTTTGCTGTGGCCCAGAGTCAGCCGCTTCTCATCTCCAGAGCCCACTGCAGCCACACGAACAGGACTTGGTCCCGGGAGACAACTGGGCCCAGGCCCCTCACTGCGGAATGGGCCAAACTTGGTGATAAGGTCCAGCTGGCTGTGGCCTAGGGTCTGCCGTCTTTCTTCTAGACCCTGCTTGCCAGGCCTGGCTGAGGGGTTGGCTTCAGAAGGCATTTTAGAGCCCTGGGTCTTGGGGTATTGGGCCAACAGGTCCAATTGGCTGTGGTTATAATTTGGGGGCAGGTTCCTGTCCTCTGGTCCTGGATCACCAAGTCTGAGGAAACCTGGCTCCGGCGCACCCCCAGCACCCTGGCCCTGATCCAGGAGATCCAACTGGCAGTAGCTGTGACTCAAGGACAACCTCCTGTCATCGGGGGGCTGCTCACTACGCTGAAGGGAACCTGAGTTGGAGGTAGGCCCGGAGTCAGGACCTCCTGCTTCTCGGGCTTTAGGGAAGGGAACAAGGAGGTCCAGCTGACCTTGGTTCTGACTCAGAGATGCCTTCTTCTCCTCTACCATCTCCAGGGCTGTGCCAGGTACCCAGCGAGCTCGTGGGGGGCTGGGCTCCTGGCTTCCTGGTATCCCATCTTCTGGGAGCCGGGGCAGACCCGGGATCACCCGGGGGAAGTGAAGGCGGGGACATGGGAGCAAAGGTGACCCCACTGTCAGGGTTAAGGGACTCACACCACTTTGGTTGAGGGCAGGAGAGGACTGGGACCATGGAGATGCCCCCAGCTTGCTCAAGTTGGCCCTGTAGGGCCCAGGAGGGGTGCCATGGTTAGGATCTGAAAGCTGGCGATACAGAGAGGGCGGGCCACCAGCTTCGTGGCGGGCAGGGCCGGGGGATGAGGCTCCTACGCCCTTGTCACTGCAGCCACCGCCCCCCGGCAGAGCGAGGTAGGGAGAGCGGCCCGGGAGAGGGGAGCGCTTGACGCTGCTCAGGCTGGCACTGGAGGGCGAGGAGTGTGTAGCACTTGGGATGCCAGGCCCAAAGGCCAGGGCCACTGGGGGAGGACGCGATACCTGCGGGGACAGTGGGTCCTCGCTGCCACAGAAGCCCTCCACAGGCTGTGACTCTGCATACAGACAGCGGAACTCCCTGTCAAAGTCTTCCACGATGCGGCCCCTCAGCTGCAGCACCATGCTCGTGTgggcttgactgcaaagccacgTGAAGCTGGGGAGCAG
Above is a window of Jaculus jaculus isolate mJacJac1 chromosome 8, mJacJac1.mat.Y.cur, whole genome shotgun sequence DNA encoding:
- the Fam83c gene encoding protein FAM83C, whose protein sequence is MAGPLRGRVEELKRPWWRESSPLVLQHSEAARLAADALLERGEAAYLRVISEERELPFLSALDVDYMIGHVRGGPELRDTQRPEVSGPDRLSLLSEATSGSYFPMASDLDPPDLDLGWPEVPQATGFSPTQAVVHFQRDKAKNIKDLLRFLFSQARTVVAVVMDVFTDMELLCDLMEASSRRGVPVYLLLAQEHLKHFLEMCYKMDLNGGHLSNMRVRSTCGDTYCSKSGRRFTGQALEKFVIIDCEQVVAGSYSFTWLCSQAHTSMVLQLRGRIVEDFDREFRCLYAESQPVEGFCGSEDPLSPQVSRPPPVALAFGPGIPSATHSSPSSASLSSVKRSPLPGRSPYLALPGGGGCSDKGVGASSPGPARHEAGGPPSLYRQLSDPNHGTPPGPYRANLSKLGASPWSQSSPALNQSGVSPLTLTVGSPLLPCPRLHFPRVIPGLPRLPEDGIPGSQEPSPPRARWVPGTALEMVEEKKASLSQNQGQLDLLVPFPKAREAGGPDSGPTSNSGSLQRSEQPPDDRRLSLSHSYCQLDLLDQGQGAGGAPEPGFLRLGDPGPEDRNLPPNYNHSQLDLLAQYPKTQGSKMPSEANPSARPGKQGLEERRQTLGHSQLDLITKFGPFRSEGPGPSCLPGPSPVRVAAVGSGDEKRLTLGHSKLDLITKYHQLPSAKQGPEPGLPGGPTGGHHNGSSNELYTPEKRLTLGHSKLDLITKNNKSKFKLLRSRFES